One window from the genome of Desulforamulus ruminis DSM 2154 encodes:
- a CDS encoding radical SAM/SPASM domain-containing protein, with protein MKINQNIFLDQLAIFIREYTGSNPGYSPQLLAEMLASKFHIPVEDAIKLVVYVEKELRAGKLGLAAIELNLTFNCNLTCEYCFVHCKSPEDRMSFETARKAIDLLMEHAVFPVVVITLIGGEPLLEFELIKKIVPYAKEAAQKCNREVTWAITTNGTLINEKILQYFAQNQMNMLLSIDGGPETHDRYRRTKSGEGTWHRITSLIPLIKKYQPWLGARMTVSTEAVNNMVEDFRQIVNMGINQMIIAPAQGEKTWTMEQIKQYGLNLMEITRQYHRLKQQGVPLFIEELEKSENEFLGWGCRAGSTSLAIAPNGDVSPCSKLLGLNSQEGKHIIGNVNTGIQEDLLNLFKNPVGQQPQHCKGCSRPCAGGCYAVNFEQTGDFFRPSEENCLFWVVCQEAKRLSGILRMREMARREKQWF; from the coding sequence ATGAAAATAAACCAAAATATTTTTCTGGATCAGCTAGCAATCTTTATCAGGGAGTACACCGGAAGCAATCCCGGGTACTCTCCGCAACTTCTTGCCGAGATGCTGGCAAGTAAATTTCATATTCCGGTTGAGGATGCCATCAAACTGGTAGTTTATGTGGAAAAAGAACTTCGGGCGGGAAAACTGGGTTTAGCTGCCATTGAGTTAAACCTGACTTTTAACTGCAATCTAACTTGTGAGTATTGTTTTGTACATTGCAAAAGTCCTGAAGACAGGATGAGCTTTGAAACCGCCCGGAAAGCCATTGATTTATTAATGGAGCATGCGGTTTTTCCCGTGGTGGTGATTACCCTTATCGGGGGTGAACCCCTGCTGGAATTTGAATTAATAAAAAAGATCGTTCCATACGCCAAGGAAGCTGCCCAAAAGTGTAACCGGGAAGTGACCTGGGCTATCACAACCAATGGAACCTTAATCAATGAAAAAATTTTACAATATTTTGCTCAAAACCAAATGAATATGCTTCTTAGTATTGACGGGGGACCGGAGACACACGACCGGTATCGTAGAACTAAGAGCGGGGAGGGCACCTGGCATAGGATTACCAGTTTAATTCCCCTAATAAAAAAATATCAACCTTGGCTAGGTGCCAGAATGACTGTCAGCACCGAAGCGGTAAATAATATGGTGGAGGATTTCCGGCAAATTGTAAATATGGGAATTAACCAGATGATCATTGCTCCGGCGCAAGGGGAAAAGACCTGGACCATGGAGCAAATAAAACAATACGGGTTAAATCTTATGGAGATCACCCGGCAATACCACCGGTTAAAGCAGCAGGGAGTTCCCTTGTTTATCGAGGAATTGGAAAAGAGTGAAAATGAATTTTTGGGCTGGGGATGCCGTGCCGGGAGCACCTCCTTGGCCATCGCTCCCAATGGGGACGTAAGCCCCTGTTCAAAATTGTTGGGTCTAAACAGCCAAGAGGGAAAACACATTATCGGTAACGTTAATACGGGAATTCAGGAAGATTTATTAAATCTTTTTAAAAATCCTGTGGGCCAGCAGCCGCAACATTGCAAAGGCTGCTCCCGTCCTTGCGCCGGGGGATGCTATGCCGTGAACTTTGAACAAACCGGGGATTTCTTTAGGCCGTCCGAAGAGAATTGCCTCTTTTGGGTGGTTTGCCAGGAGGCAAAAAGATTATCGGGCATCCTGAGGATGAGAGAGATGGCCCGGCGGGAAAAGCAATGGTTTTAA
- a CDS encoding DUF502 domain-containing protein: MKKLSIYFIQGLFVLLPILGTFYLLAFVYTKIAGLGNAILYPFIEKPVPVIDFIFVIFIVIFIGTVANWWISKKILELVEQIIFTVPGVKTIYNTIKDTVKSLAGNEKKFDTVVLVHLSEKVARLGFLTAKDSPFRTRDGKELVGVYFPQTFQVAGDLFWVPEECVEILNIPVDQALKLIISGGATRLENII, from the coding sequence ATGAAAAAGTTGTCTATTTATTTTATTCAAGGGCTTTTTGTACTGCTGCCAATACTAGGGACTTTCTACCTTCTAGCCTTTGTGTATACAAAAATCGCCGGCCTGGGAAACGCCATACTTTATCCCTTCATTGAGAAGCCCGTGCCGGTCATTGACTTTATTTTTGTTATTTTTATCGTTATCTTTATTGGGACTGTAGCCAACTGGTGGATATCCAAGAAAATTCTTGAACTGGTAGAACAAATTATCTTTACAGTACCAGGGGTTAAAACCATTTATAACACTATTAAAGATACCGTTAAATCCCTAGCGGGAAATGAGAAAAAATTTGACACTGTGGTTCTGGTGCATCTCTCGGAAAAAGTTGCCCGCCTTGGTTTTTTGACGGCCAAGGATTCCCCCTTTCGAACAAGAGACGGCAAAGAACTGGTTGGTGTTTATTTTCCACAAACATTTCAGGTAGCCGGAGATTTATTCTGGGTTCCTGAAGAATGCGTGGAAATCCTAAATATACCTGTTGATCAGGCTCTAAAACTAATTATCTCCGGGGGAGCCACCCGGCTGGAAAATATTATTTAA
- the sigK gene encoding RNA polymerase sporulation sigma factor SigK produces the protein MTPGVLTLIVLSLVNGIMVLVSYLSAGNLPDPLSLEEEKELLERLCQGDKLARIILVERNLRLVAKIANKIHDHSVEKQDLFQNGVVGLIKAVDTFDSTRANKFSTYAGVCIQNEMLMVLRKHKNDKKCVSMSEPLDCDKDGTPLELKDTLMTDELPVEEQVANNLDVERLEKAIQKLAPREQRVITLRFGLTGQEEMTQKEVGKQLNISRSFISRIESNSIHKLSKELSNM, from the coding sequence TTGACACCTGGAGTTTTAACTTTAATTGTTCTATCCCTTGTAAATGGTATCATGGTCCTGGTCTCCTACCTTTCCGCAGGGAATCTTCCGGATCCGTTATCTTTGGAAGAAGAAAAAGAGTTGCTGGAAAGGTTATGTCAGGGAGATAAGCTGGCTAGAATCATTCTGGTGGAAAGAAACCTTCGTCTGGTGGCAAAGATAGCCAATAAGATTCATGACCACAGCGTGGAAAAGCAAGATTTATTTCAAAACGGTGTTGTAGGTTTAATCAAAGCAGTGGATACCTTTGATTCCACCAGAGCCAATAAATTTTCAACCTATGCCGGTGTGTGCATCCAAAATGAAATGTTAATGGTTTTACGAAAACATAAAAATGATAAAAAATGTGTTTCTATGTCCGAGCCGCTGGACTGCGATAAGGATGGAACACCTCTTGAACTGAAGGATACACTGATGACCGATGAACTTCCGGTAGAAGAGCAAGTGGCCAACAACCTGGATGTTGAGCGGTTAGAAAAAGCCATTCAAAAACTGGCTCCAAGAGAGCAGCGCGTGATTACCCTGCGCTTTGGACTGACGGGACAGGAGGAAATGACGCAAAAGGAAGTTGGGAAGCAATTAAATATCTCCAGATCCTTTATATCGAGAATTGAAAGTAATTCTATTCATAAATTGAGTAAGGAATTATCCAATATGTAA
- a CDS encoding YgiT-type zinc finger protein, with product MKDGCPKCGGIMNKKKVTAEYSTGGKSGHVPVTYWECQSCGEQYFDAEALKRLLGSSESQDHQEENPFKTN from the coding sequence ATGAAAGACGGCTGCCCTAAATGTGGAGGCATCATGAATAAAAAGAAGGTAACTGCAGAATACTCAACCGGTGGTAAATCGGGACATGTGCCCGTGACTTACTGGGAGTGCCAGTCCTGTGGTGAACAGTATTTTGATGCCGAGGCACTGAAGCGATTGCTTGGTTCATCAGAAAGTCAGGATCATCAAGAAGAGAACCCCTTTAAAACAAACTAG
- a CDS encoding DUF47 domain-containing protein, giving the protein MFFKRTDIFFSTFVLISENLIKAAVEFKDEIHNPTPDRVGFTNIQDYEKIGDRHTHTIIKELNKTFITPLEREDIINLAVKLDDILDGIEATFIRMDIYEIKDMNIFIKRNADIIYESCIEVGKCIEKLVSKKFLEIRPHTVKINNLENEADSLFNNSLRELVSSCTDPIGFVKYKQIYEMLEEITDACEDVANILESILMRNS; this is encoded by the coding sequence ATGTTTTTTAAAAGAACAGATATCTTCTTTTCAACTTTTGTTTTAATTTCGGAAAACTTGATTAAAGCCGCCGTAGAATTTAAAGATGAAATCCATAATCCAACTCCAGACCGTGTTGGTTTCACTAACATTCAGGATTATGAAAAAATTGGAGATCGTCACACCCATACCATTATTAAGGAGCTAAATAAAACCTTTATTACTCCTTTGGAACGGGAAGACATCATTAATTTGGCCGTGAAATTAGATGATATTCTAGACGGTATTGAAGCCACTTTTATCCGCATGGATATTTATGAAATTAAGGACATGAATATTTTTATTAAGCGTAATGCAGATATCATCTATGAAAGCTGTATTGAAGTTGGAAAATGCATTGAAAAATTGGTTTCTAAAAAGTTTCTTGAAATCAGACCTCACACTGTAAAGATTAACAATTTGGAAAATGAAGCAGACTCTCTTTTTAATAATAGTCTCCGGGAACTGGTATCCTCTTGTACAGATCCCATCGGATTTGTAAAGTATAAGCAAATCTATGAAATGCTGGAAGAAATTACGGATGCCTGTGAGGATGTAGCCAATATTCTAGAAAGTATCCTCATGCGCAACTCCTAA
- a CDS encoding DNA polymerase IV: protein MKTILLCDVNSFFASVHQAMDPALRGRPVIVGGNPAKRTGIVLAASIEAKEPFGVKTGMLISEARSRCPRAVFIAPSHRDYASFSSRINVILREFSDLVEPYSIDESFMDVTGCLNLFGSPLDIARSIQQRIHGEIGVGVNIGIGSSKLLAKMAAELEKPNKIISLTPQDWPRVIWPLPVRKLFGVGHRIERWLLARGVQTIQDLAYLPVEILEKQYGLIGKILHFSAWGIDHSPLDPSGLEVVKSVGNQITLPRDYYGYHPIRVVIWELAEEVGERVRKAGCIGRTVHLTIKDPNFVTETHSRRLPRYTHITSEIFQGAVQLLKQFWTENVGARLVGLSLSGLIKMQAKQLDLFEYREKQEQIDRVTDEIRSRWGSGSIKRAISLTHEGVYYGRKG from the coding sequence ATGAAAACCATTTTATTATGTGACGTAAACAGCTTTTTCGCCTCGGTACATCAGGCTATGGACCCGGCTCTCCGGGGCAGGCCGGTCATTGTTGGGGGTAATCCGGCCAAACGCACCGGCATTGTGCTGGCTGCCAGCATTGAGGCCAAAGAACCCTTTGGAGTGAAAACTGGCATGCTTATTTCAGAAGCACGGTCCAGATGCCCCCGGGCCGTTTTCATTGCTCCATCTCACCGGGATTACGCTTCTTTTTCTTCCCGGATTAATGTTATTTTAAGAGAATTTAGTGATTTGGTAGAGCCCTACTCCATTGATGAAAGTTTTATGGATGTGACAGGATGTCTAAACCTGTTTGGCTCTCCCCTGGATATAGCCCGGTCCATCCAGCAGCGTATTCATGGTGAGATTGGCGTAGGCGTAAACATTGGTATCGGCTCCTCCAAACTGCTGGCAAAAATGGCGGCGGAATTGGAGAAACCAAACAAAATTATTTCCCTCACCCCGCAGGACTGGCCCAGGGTTATCTGGCCACTGCCGGTGCGGAAGCTCTTTGGGGTGGGTCACCGCATTGAGCGATGGCTTCTTGCCCGGGGTGTGCAGACCATCCAGGATCTTGCTTATCTACCGGTGGAAATTTTAGAGAAACAATACGGACTGATAGGGAAGATTCTCCATTTTTCCGCCTGGGGCATTGACCACAGCCCGTTGGATCCCAGCGGGTTAGAGGTCGTCAAAAGTGTGGGCAATCAGATTACCTTGCCCAGGGATTACTATGGATACCATCCCATTAGAGTGGTCATCTGGGAGCTTGCCGAAGAAGTGGGGGAACGGGTCCGTAAAGCCGGGTGCATCGGCAGAACCGTCCATTTAACCATTAAAGACCCTAACTTTGTTACGGAAACTCATTCCCGCAGGTTGCCTCGGTACACCCATATCACCTCTGAAATATTTCAGGGTGCCGTACAGTTGTTGAAGCAATTCTGGACAGAAAACGTCGGTGCGCGGCTGGTGGGATTAAGCTTATCCGGTCTTATAAAAATGCAGGCAAAGCAACTGGATCTTTTTGAATACCGAGAGAAGCAGGAACAAATTGACCGGGTGACGGATGAAATCCGTTCCCGGTGGGGTTCAGGAAGTATTAAAAGAGCCATATCACTGACTCATGAAGGAGTATACTATGGAAGAAAAGGTTAA
- a CDS encoding inorganic phosphate transporter, whose product MEQHGIIILVVLLALSFDFINGFHDTANSIATSISTKALRPKVAIMLAASMNLLGALVFTGVAKTVGGSVANPMEIEHGVYVVAAALIAAIAWNLFTWYYGIPSSSSHALIGSLAGAVIAAAGFQAVNYHGFLTIIESLVLSPLLAFTVGYIIMSTIRLIFANFSPHKLNSTFRSLQILTAAFQSFSHGTNDAQKTMGIITFALVAGGFQTDMEVATWVKISAAMAMALGTSVGGWKIIKTVGTKIIKFEPASGFASDLSSAVVILSATLLKLPVSTTHVISSSIMGVGSAKRVSAVKWGTAVTMVSAWIITLPVTMVLAAISFTLVKLLFLS is encoded by the coding sequence ATGGAACAACATGGCATTATTATTTTAGTTGTACTCCTGGCTCTCAGTTTTGATTTTATTAACGGCTTTCACGACACGGCAAACTCCATTGCTACATCCATTTCAACCAAAGCCCTAAGACCCAAGGTCGCAATTATGCTGGCCGCCTCTATGAACCTGCTGGGCGCCCTGGTTTTTACCGGCGTAGCCAAAACCGTAGGAGGCAGTGTGGCCAACCCCATGGAAATTGAACATGGGGTTTATGTGGTAGCGGCAGCATTAATCGCCGCCATTGCCTGGAACCTTTTCACCTGGTATTACGGCATTCCCAGCAGTTCGTCCCATGCCCTGATCGGCTCCTTAGCCGGAGCCGTTATTGCTGCTGCCGGGTTTCAAGCCGTAAATTATCATGGTTTTCTTACCATTATTGAAAGTTTAGTCTTATCCCCGTTGCTGGCATTTACCGTTGGTTATATCATTATGTCGACAATTCGGTTAATATTCGCCAATTTCTCGCCTCATAAATTGAATTCAACCTTTCGGTCTCTGCAGATTTTAACGGCCGCTTTTCAATCCTTCAGTCATGGCACCAACGATGCCCAGAAAACTATGGGGATCATCACTTTTGCCTTGGTAGCCGGCGGGTTTCAAACGGATATGGAAGTTGCTACCTGGGTAAAGATTTCTGCAGCAATGGCTATGGCTCTGGGAACCTCTGTAGGCGGTTGGAAAATTATTAAGACGGTGGGAACAAAGATTATTAAATTTGAACCTGCCAGCGGTTTTGCTTCCGATTTAAGTTCCGCTGTGGTAATTCTCAGTGCAACCTTGCTTAAACTCCCGGTCTCTACTACTCATGTTATCAGTTCTTCCATTATGGGCGTTGGTTCCGCCAAAAGAGTGTCGGCAGTAAAATGGGGAACAGCCGTAACCATGGTTTCGGCCTGGATTATTACTTTGCCGGTTACCATGGTCCTGGCAGCCATTTCCTTTACTCTGGTAAAGCTACTTTTCTTATCATAA
- a CDS encoding acyltransferase family protein: MLKEQRRTYGIRQVKDKLMERTVLPTNANLTKNHTKKIINLQMFRGLAAMMVLVSHANLIVDKSLFSGLLVVGRCGVDFFFVLSGFIIYHVNYYFIGHPVRYGYYIRKRFNRIYPIYWIYTLVTLAIHFVLMKYTGKGLIYWINVNLENILRSLFLYPVNTAIQEASIIPVAWTLSYEIVFYVMFSLLILLRKQISMFFITIWVVAVIINSVFSFQTGNLLMNVILNVKNLEFFMGCMAAYFFRKYSCKLPKYQLRLLMTFAVLLLAISWCYSLHAGHIYDVIHKMDVITFGIPFFIIILCAVLLEEKVPANKASLKNIFIYLGDASYSIYLTHFVTITLVNIKLGKSFNSFLIFSISVLTSIIVGCLLYRFIEKPLHNWLNKNPVKIETAQMSNMSPH; the protein is encoded by the coding sequence ATGTTAAAGGAGCAAAGAAGAACTTATGGAATTAGACAAGTAAAAGATAAACTAATGGAGAGAACCGTATTGCCAACAAATGCTAATTTGACAAAGAATCATACAAAAAAAATTATAAATTTACAAATGTTTAGAGGTCTAGCCGCAATGATGGTGCTGGTTTCACATGCAAATCTAATCGTTGACAAAAGTTTGTTTAGTGGGCTGTTGGTAGTGGGACGATGCGGGGTAGATTTCTTTTTTGTACTTAGTGGTTTTATTATTTACCATGTGAATTATTATTTTATTGGTCATCCAGTAAGGTATGGTTATTACATTAGAAAAAGATTTAATCGGATTTATCCTATATACTGGATATACACCTTGGTAACGTTAGCGATACACTTTGTATTAATGAAATACACCGGAAAAGGCTTAATTTACTGGATAAATGTTAACCTGGAAAATATACTAAGATCATTGTTTTTATACCCAGTTAACACAGCTATTCAAGAAGCATCTATAATACCAGTAGCCTGGACACTAAGTTATGAAATCGTCTTTTATGTTATGTTCAGTTTGCTAATCTTATTAAGAAAACAAATATCAATGTTTTTTATAACGATATGGGTGGTCGCTGTTATAATAAACTCGGTTTTTTCTTTTCAAACTGGTAACTTACTAATGAATGTTATTCTGAATGTTAAAAACCTGGAGTTTTTTATGGGTTGCATGGCAGCTTATTTTTTTAGAAAATATAGCTGCAAACTACCTAAGTATCAACTTAGATTACTAATGACTTTTGCAGTTCTTTTATTGGCAATATCGTGGTGCTATAGCCTTCACGCCGGGCATATATATGATGTAATCCATAAAATGGATGTAATTACTTTTGGTATTCCATTTTTTATAATTATATTGTGCGCTGTGTTGCTTGAGGAAAAAGTGCCTGCAAATAAAGCTAGTTTAAAAAACATTTTTATATATCTAGGGGATGCATCATATTCTATTTACCTAACACATTTTGTAACAATAACATTGGTTAATATTAAACTTGGAAAAAGTTTTAACTCTTTTTTAATATTTTCTATATCAGTTTTAACCTCCATCATTGTAGGGTGCTTATTGTATCGTTTCATTGAAAAACCTTTGCACAATTGGCTAAATAAAAATCCTGTTAAGATAGAAACAGCACAAATGTCCAATATGTCACCACATTGA
- a CDS encoding IS1182 family transposase, giving the protein MLKREKLERNVMEIVNTDLLVPKDHLLRQIDGSVDFTRIYDLVEELYCPDNGRPSVDPVVLFKMVLIQHLYGIRSLRQTVKDIEMNIAYRWFLGYTLNEPIPHFATISYNFKQRYTPQTVEQIFTWILYEAERAGYLKPEVVFIDATHIKANANLKKKVKKAIPTAARVYEQQLRQEINADRKAHGKKPFDDDDSSGSPKEKILTQSTTDPESGVFHKGEHKQCFAYSAHTVCDRHNFVLEVEVTAGNVHDSVVFDTVYEKVTQRYPQIQVITADAGYKTPWICKRIFDDGRVPSLPYKRPVTKKGNHEWYKYVYDEYYDQILCPEYKPLSYCTTNRYGYREYKSRSYRCEKCPTRERCVGNRSGQKTVTRHVWQDYLERAEDVRHSPLGKETYALRSQTIERVFADAKEKYAMRYTPYRGLDQVSNWVRLKFAAMNLKKLAMWKFKASSSFLSSLHFFLFYIKNPVSFV; this is encoded by the coding sequence ATGCTTAAAAGAGAGAAACTAGAACGCAACGTAATGGAAATCGTGAATACAGACCTGTTGGTTCCAAAGGATCATTTGCTGAGGCAGATCGACGGAAGCGTGGATTTTACAAGAATCTATGATCTGGTGGAAGAACTCTACTGCCCGGATAACGGAAGACCCAGCGTAGATCCGGTGGTGCTGTTTAAGATGGTTCTGATCCAGCATTTGTACGGGATCCGGTCGCTGCGACAAACCGTAAAAGACATCGAAATGAACATCGCCTACCGCTGGTTCCTGGGCTATACCCTCAATGAACCCATTCCGCACTTTGCTACCATCAGCTACAACTTCAAGCAGCGCTACACCCCCCAGACCGTGGAACAAATCTTCACCTGGATCCTCTACGAAGCAGAGCGAGCAGGATACCTAAAGCCGGAAGTGGTGTTTATTGATGCGACCCATATCAAAGCCAATGCCAACCTCAAAAAGAAAGTAAAAAAGGCCATTCCCACCGCCGCCCGGGTCTATGAACAGCAACTGAGACAAGAGATCAATGCCGACCGGAAGGCCCATGGTAAAAAGCCCTTTGATGACGACGATTCCAGCGGCAGCCCCAAAGAAAAGATCCTTACCCAATCCACAACCGATCCGGAAAGTGGTGTTTTCCACAAAGGAGAGCATAAGCAATGTTTTGCCTACAGTGCCCACACGGTATGCGACCGGCATAACTTTGTGCTTGAAGTGGAAGTGACGGCCGGGAATGTCCATGACAGTGTGGTCTTTGATACCGTCTATGAAAAAGTGACGCAACGTTATCCTCAAATCCAAGTGATCACCGCCGATGCCGGATACAAAACGCCCTGGATCTGCAAAAGAATTTTTGATGATGGACGGGTGCCGTCCTTACCCTATAAACGACCGGTGACTAAAAAGGGAAACCATGAATGGTACAAATATGTCTACGATGAATATTACGATCAGATCCTCTGCCCGGAATACAAGCCTCTGAGCTATTGCACCACCAACCGTTACGGCTATCGGGAATACAAGAGCAGAAGCTACCGATGCGAAAAGTGTCCTACCCGGGAACGGTGTGTCGGGAACCGAAGCGGCCAAAAGACAGTCACCCGTCATGTGTGGCAGGATTATCTGGAACGCGCAGAGGATGTCCGGCATTCGCCGCTGGGGAAAGAGACCTATGCCCTGCGAAGTCAGACCATTGAACGGGTCTTTGCAGATGCCAAAGAGAAATATGCCATGCGCTATACTCCCTATCGGGGCCTGGACCAGGTGAGCAATTGGGTCCGGCTTAAATTTGCTGCCATGAATCTCAAAAAATTGGCCATGTGGAAGTTTAAAGCTTCCTCTTCTTTTCTCTCTTCTCTTCACTTCTTTCTCTTTTATATCAAGAACCCCGTTTCTTTCGTTTGA
- a CDS encoding bile acid:sodium symporter family protein has product MLNLFNQWNQLLGRRMFFVVLVPLLIGFMAPVETTKFWSLVATLSFTYMTFSASLDTSLKDFINKLSKPWLSIWMLLFIHGVMPLIAYIIGLVFYPGPENEFIRLGFLIGASIPVGVTSILWSQMVGGDVPLTMATVTLDTLISPLLLPVFIALVVGKAIHINTMDLLLGLFWMVTVPGILGMILHDYTKGAYEKYTRSIGGFASKIAIILVIYINASAIAPEINWNHSIIKLLLVIFIVSVSGYSLGFLSSYILRGHQRERMVSMIYSIGMRNNSLGLVLALTYFPPAVALPVTLSMLYQQPLAAIASKLLERFSVEAGSN; this is encoded by the coding sequence ATGCTTAATCTCTTTAACCAGTGGAACCAACTGTTAGGGCGCCGGATGTTTTTTGTGGTATTAGTTCCCCTGTTAATCGGCTTTATGGCTCCTGTAGAAACCACCAAGTTTTGGAGTTTAGTGGCAACTTTATCTTTTACGTATATGACTTTCTCTGCATCCTTGGATACAAGTTTAAAGGACTTTATAAACAAGCTTTCAAAGCCGTGGCTTTCCATATGGATGTTACTGTTTATCCATGGCGTGATGCCTCTTATCGCCTATATCATTGGGTTGGTGTTTTACCCGGGACCGGAAAACGAATTTATTCGGTTAGGTTTCCTAATTGGTGCTTCTATTCCGGTGGGTGTGACTTCAATTCTATGGTCTCAGATGGTAGGCGGGGACGTTCCCTTAACCATGGCCACAGTTACCCTGGACACCCTGATTAGCCCTCTGTTGCTCCCGGTCTTCATCGCTTTGGTAGTGGGGAAGGCGATCCACATTAACACCATGGATCTGCTGCTGGGGCTGTTTTGGATGGTCACGGTTCCCGGTATTTTGGGAATGATTCTTCATGACTATACCAAAGGTGCCTATGAAAAATATACCCGATCCATTGGCGGCTTTGCCTCAAAGATCGCCATTATCTTAGTAATTTACATAAACGCAAGCGCCATTGCCCCGGAGATAAACTGGAACCACTCCATTATTAAACTTTTGCTGGTCATATTTATTGTTTCGGTCAGCGGCTATTCACTGGGATTTCTTAGTTCTTATATACTAAGGGGACACCAACGGGAGCGAATGGTCTCCATGATTTATAGTATCGGCATGCGAAACAACAGCCTGGGGTTGGTTCTGGCCTTAACCTACTTTCCACCTGCAGTGGCGCTGCCCGTAACGTTGTCCATGTTATATCAGCAACCCTTGGCGGCAATCGCCTCCAAATTGCTGGAAAGATTCAGTGTGGAAGCCGGTTCCAATTAA
- a CDS encoding FUSC family protein — MKFFLKSNRGRHMHHLMSHLNNMERVRAAIQVIKTALSAGMAWELAILITHNDYPYFAPLASVLVGQVTIADSLQKGINRTIGVIGGVLVSMFIGHWIPLNALSVFLVVLMGMALSTTLHMNAQITSQVGVSSLLVLAFGQEEAYIMGRIIETILGSAVAIGVNAIIVPPNEVPTAEKQISKLSLELAAMLKKLGYLYEKNGDPSEALVETRKLASKMEAASQSLKLAKESLRYSPFYFKRREKLKHLILGMVRLERITIEVRGIARALCDLEDTLEFREGIVKITETTAKSIERFGEAVISPGRKMEQRLKDAIKKARIQQMLCLSGLNISKSIHIGSILTDLHRILNEVTLFIEQDCSFLENKGPGLSPREF, encoded by the coding sequence ATGAAGTTCTTTTTAAAGTCAAACAGGGGCAGGCATATGCATCATTTAATGAGTCACTTAAATAACATGGAACGGGTCCGGGCTGCAATTCAAGTAATAAAAACAGCCCTAAGTGCAGGTATGGCTTGGGAGTTAGCCATATTAATAACACATAACGATTATCCTTATTTTGCACCCTTGGCGTCTGTTTTGGTAGGACAAGTAACCATTGCCGATTCGCTGCAAAAAGGAATCAATCGGACCATTGGCGTTATTGGCGGGGTTTTGGTCAGTATGTTCATCGGTCATTGGATTCCATTAAATGCTCTTTCGGTTTTTCTGGTTGTTCTTATGGGGATGGCCCTTTCAACCACTCTTCATATGAATGCGCAAATTACCTCGCAGGTTGGAGTTAGTTCCCTTCTGGTGCTTGCATTTGGTCAGGAAGAAGCATACATAATGGGCCGCATTATTGAAACCATTTTAGGTTCAGCCGTGGCCATCGGAGTAAATGCCATTATTGTTCCACCCAATGAAGTTCCAACAGCAGAAAAACAAATATCGAAACTAAGCTTGGAATTAGCGGCCATGCTCAAAAAGTTGGGCTATTTATATGAAAAAAATGGGGATCCTTCAGAAGCACTGGTGGAAACAAGAAAATTGGCATCAAAAATGGAAGCAGCTTCTCAATCTTTAAAACTGGCCAAAGAAAGTCTAAGATATAGCCCTTTCTACTTTAAGCGGAGAGAGAAACTCAAACATCTTATTTTGGGAATGGTTCGACTTGAACGTATTACCATAGAGGTTCGCGGAATTGCAAGAGCCTTGTGTGACCTGGAAGATACTTTAGAATTCAGGGAAGGAATTGTAAAAATTACTGAAACAACAGCAAAATCTATTGAACGCTTCGGGGAAGCTGTTATTTCCCCGGGTAGAAAAATGGAACAGCGTTTAAAGGATGCCATTAAAAAGGCCCGTATTCAGCAAATGCTCTGTTTATCCGGTCTTAATATAAGCAAATCCATTCACATCGGGAGTATTCTTACAGATTTGCACCGAATTCTTAATGAAGTTACTTTATTCATAGAACAGGATTGTTCATTCCTTGAGAATAAAGGACCGGGGCTTTCGCCCCGGGAGTTTTAA